TTACCAATTACCAATTACCAATTACCAATTCCCCATTCCCCATTCCCCTTTCTGCAAATTAACTATAGAATTGCATTTTCTGGTGAGATTGGTACATTAGTTACAGGCGGCAGACCTTGAAGATGATATCTATCTGCCCCAAGAAACGGATAATTTTGTCAACCCCTCAGTTACTCTACTTTGACATCGCTTATGAATCCTGCCCTGACTAAACTTGGCGCTCAAATGTCCAACCTAACTGGTGTGCGCGCAATTATGAAGGACATTGTAGAAACTTTAAAATCTAATGCGGGGCGGGAATTAATTAATTTGAGTGCAGGCAACCCCTTGATTTTGCCAGAAGTAGAGCAGTTGTGGCGTGATTGCACGGCGGATTTGCTAGCTAGTTCAGAATATGGGGAAGTAGTTTGTCGTTATGGTTCAAGCCAAGGCTATGCACCATTTATTGAAGCGATCGCCAACGATTTTAACAAGCGCTATAACTTAAACTTAACTGAACGTAACATCCTCATTACTCCGGGCAGTCAAACCTTATATTTTTATGCTGCCAATTCCTTCGGCGGCTACACCAGCAGCGGCGAACTCAAGCAAATTGTTTTACCTCTGAGTCCTGACTACACTGGTTATGGTGGTATCTGTTTGTGTCCAGAAGCTTTAATTGCCTACAAACCATCTCTGGATATTGATGCATCTGCCCATAGATTTAAATATCGCCCCGACTTCAGCCAATTATCAATCACAGAAAACACAGGCTGTGTGATTTTCTCCCGTCCTTGTAATCCTACGGGCAACGTCCTCACCGATGATGAAGTCAGAAAAATTGCTGCTTTAGCTGCGCCTTATGATGTGCCAGTGTTGATTGATTCAGCTTATGCTCCTCCATTCCCAGCTTTGAATTTTACCGACATGTCGCTGATATTTGGAGAAAATATTCTCCATTGTACAAGCTTATCCAAAGCAGGTTTACCAGGGGAGAGAATTGGCATTGCCATTGGTAATGAAAAGCTGATTCAGGTTTTAGAGTCGTTCCAGACAAATGCTAGTCTGCATTCATCCCGCTATGGGCAAGCGATCGCAGCTCGTGCCATCAATTCTGGTGCCCTTGTGCAAATTGCTGAACAAGTCATCCGCCCCTTTTATCAGAAGAAATTCACTGTTCTGGAAAGTACTTTAGATGAGGCAATGCCCAAGGATTTACCTTGGTATCTCCATCGTGGCGAAGGCGCAATTTTTGCTTGGTTGTGGTTACAGGATCTACCAATTACTGACTGGGAATTATACCAGGAACTCAAGCAAGTGTATGTAATTGTTGTGCCTGGTAGTACTTTCTTCCCCGGTTTAGAAGAAGAATGGCAGCACAAGCACCAATGTTTACGTATCAGTCTCACCGGTAGCGATGAGGAATTGGTGACAGGTATGCAACGTTTGGCAAAAGTAGTCGAACAAATTTATCAACGTGCAGCATTGAGTGCTTAGTGGAGCAGGGGAGCAGGGGGGATGAGGGGGATGAGGGGGATGAGGGAGATGAGGGGGATGAGGGGGATGAGGGAGATGAGGGAGATGAGGGGGAAAATAATAACTCCAAACTCCTAACTCCAAACTCCTAACTCCTAACTCCTAACTCCTAACTCCTAACTGACCAATGACAACTGACAACTGACAACTGACAACTGACAACTGACCAATGACAAAATCAATTAATTGGCTCGAAATTGGTAAAATTGTTGCATCTCAAGGCTTGGCTGGGGAATTACGGGTTTATCCTGAATCTGACTTTCCCGAACGGTTTGAAGTGCCAGGAAAACGCTGGTTATTGTGTCCAGGTCAGACAGAACCGCAACCCATCGAATTGTTGGATGGACGCTACCTAGATGGCAAAAATCTATATGTGATCAAATTAGCTGGTGTGAAAAATCGCAACCAAGCAGATGAATTGCGTGGTTGTAAATTGATGGTGCCTGAAAGCGATCGCCCCGAATTGGGCGAAGATGAATATCATGTCCTAGATTTGATTGGTTTGGAAGTCTTCATACAAGAATCTGGGGAACTGGTGGGTGTGGTGGTAGAT
Above is a window of Nostoc sp. UHCC 0702 DNA encoding:
- a CDS encoding valine--pyruvate transaminase, with translation MNPALTKLGAQMSNLTGVRAIMKDIVETLKSNAGRELINLSAGNPLILPEVEQLWRDCTADLLASSEYGEVVCRYGSSQGYAPFIEAIANDFNKRYNLNLTERNILITPGSQTLYFYAANSFGGYTSSGELKQIVLPLSPDYTGYGGICLCPEALIAYKPSLDIDASAHRFKYRPDFSQLSITENTGCVIFSRPCNPTGNVLTDDEVRKIAALAAPYDVPVLIDSAYAPPFPALNFTDMSLIFGENILHCTSLSKAGLPGERIGIAIGNEKLIQVLESFQTNASLHSSRYGQAIAARAINSGALVQIAEQVIRPFYQKKFTVLESTLDEAMPKDLPWYLHRGEGAIFAWLWLQDLPITDWELYQELKQVYVIVVPGSTFFPGLEEEWQHKHQCLRISLTGSDEELVTGMQRLAKVVEQIYQRAALSA
- the rimM gene encoding ribosome maturation factor RimM; translation: MTKSINWLEIGKIVASQGLAGELRVYPESDFPERFEVPGKRWLLCPGQTEPQPIELLDGRYLDGKNLYVIKLAGVKNRNQADELRGCKLMVPESDRPELGEDEYHVLDLIGLEVFIQESGELVGVVVDVIAAGNDLLEVKLQPSFAKDKKQKTVVIPFVKAIAPVVDLETKRIEITPPSGLLEINS